The proteins below come from a single Candidatus Flexicrinis affinis genomic window:
- a CDS encoding serine hydrolase produces MRQHAWIVRLVVGLTIAIAVSGLAWGQSDAPTPTSEPTDSTAEIGPEPDDVQPIILRGERIVGVNATCYAEVVAVTVTVDDESLAGTSLDATIVTTDESVSFSVDVAESGETLVFGRALAETAETYVFLLFAGDSDEPVFTGVIACPSIAESDDAEPAPEDVIAVIEGTSADAVFATNTPGPTRTAVPVHMTPEPTATDEPTATATDTPTDTPEPTATATDTETPEPTSTDTPSATPTDTATSTPTDTPTFTATATNSPTNTSTPTNTATNTPTNTPTFTATPTNTPTDTPTATPTDTPTNTPTNTPTPTSTPTSTPTNTPTFTPTFTVTPSRTPTPTATPQTGRVTAGRGLNVRSLPSSGGEFITAISRGQQVAILRVSTDGEWANIQLPDGTTGWVLNAFIQRLSDAAAPASAPTVTPAPSTLTVCPMHTSDSIPAGIEEVLDAQMALYLARESSSRFGRAPGVVLLVSGPGWRFHKSLGFADADTREPLDGCDRAFEIGSSTAMVTAAVLMQLLEEGRLGLDDPLSAYLPGIAARLPNGDAITLRQLANHTAGVADYAGEPGSGVIGGGITDVGLRTRTYEPLELVNDAIDNGTPSFAPGADGEWAYSSTNVVLLGLVIEDVTGQKLADVFRERIFAPLGMTSSFLWNDVPSEAFDLPNAYFGAPFELSTRDWNLSQGWAAGGVISTAPGMQVFIESLFTGALFDDLATVDAMLEAVPASGDAFLNYGIGVGELAPGLWGHSGQTLGFASDVAYIPASGISVVTWANAANALDAVGTGFIVQALENAGLIAP; encoded by the coding sequence ATGCGGCAGCACGCGTGGATTGTCCGGTTAGTCGTTGGCCTCACGATTGCGATCGCCGTAAGCGGGCTGGCGTGGGGACAGTCCGACGCGCCAACTCCGACCAGCGAACCTACAGACTCAACCGCTGAGATCGGCCCCGAACCGGACGACGTTCAGCCCATTATTCTGCGCGGCGAACGCATCGTCGGGGTCAACGCCACTTGTTACGCCGAAGTCGTTGCTGTAACCGTCACGGTAGACGACGAATCGCTGGCTGGCACCTCGCTCGACGCCACCATCGTCACCACCGATGAGAGCGTGAGCTTCTCGGTTGATGTCGCGGAGTCCGGCGAGACGCTTGTCTTCGGGCGCGCACTCGCAGAAACCGCCGAAACTTACGTCTTCCTGCTCTTCGCCGGCGACAGCGACGAACCCGTGTTTACCGGTGTGATCGCCTGCCCGAGCATCGCCGAGTCCGACGACGCCGAACCTGCGCCCGAGGACGTCATCGCCGTGATCGAGGGCACGTCGGCAGATGCCGTCTTCGCCACCAACACGCCGGGGCCAACGCGCACGGCGGTCCCTGTCCACATGACACCTGAACCGACCGCGACCGACGAGCCCACTGCCACAGCAACCGACACCCCGACCGACACGCCCGAGCCGACTGCAACCGCGACCGATACCGAGACGCCAGAACCGACCAGCACAGATACGCCGTCGGCGACGCCGACCGACACCGCTACCAGCACCCCGACGGATACGCCGACCTTCACGGCCACCGCAACCAACTCGCCGACGAACACCAGTACACCGACCAACACGGCAACCAACACGCCCACCAATACACCGACCTTCACGGCCACCCCAACGAACACCCCGACGGACACGCCGACCGCTACTCCGACGGATACACCGACCAACACACCGACCAATACGCCGACGCCCACCTCGACGCCAACAAGCACGCCAACCAACACACCGACGTTCACACCGACGTTCACCGTGACTCCGTCTCGCACGCCGACCCCGACCGCGACCCCGCAGACGGGCCGTGTGACCGCTGGGCGAGGCCTTAACGTGCGTTCGCTGCCGTCGTCCGGCGGCGAGTTCATCACGGCGATCTCACGTGGTCAACAGGTGGCAATCTTGCGCGTCAGCACCGATGGCGAATGGGCCAACATCCAACTTCCGGATGGAACGACCGGATGGGTGCTCAACGCATTTATCCAGCGCCTGTCCGATGCGGCTGCACCCGCGTCAGCGCCGACCGTGACGCCTGCGCCGTCCACCCTGACCGTCTGCCCGATGCACACGTCGGACTCCATCCCCGCGGGCATCGAGGAAGTGCTCGACGCGCAGATGGCGCTTTATCTCGCACGTGAGTCGTCAAGCCGGTTTGGCCGCGCTCCGGGTGTTGTGCTGCTCGTCTCCGGCCCCGGATGGCGCTTCCACAAGTCGCTCGGCTTCGCCGACGCTGACACGCGCGAACCACTGGATGGCTGCGATCGGGCCTTCGAGATCGGAAGCAGTACCGCGATGGTCACCGCTGCCGTGCTCATGCAGCTGCTCGAAGAGGGCCGCCTTGGCTTGGACGATCCGCTGTCCGCCTATCTGCCGGGGATCGCTGCGCGCCTACCCAACGGCGACGCTATCACCCTGCGGCAGTTGGCGAACCATACGGCAGGCGTGGCAGACTACGCCGGCGAACCGGGATCCGGAGTCATCGGCGGCGGCATCACCGACGTCGGCTTGCGCACACGCACCTATGAGCCGCTCGAACTGGTCAACGATGCGATCGACAACGGCACGCCGTCGTTTGCGCCGGGTGCAGACGGCGAGTGGGCCTACAGCAGCACCAACGTGGTTCTGCTCGGCCTCGTCATCGAAGACGTGACCGGCCAGAAGCTGGCGGACGTGTTCCGGGAACGCATCTTCGCGCCCTTAGGGATGACCAGCTCGTTCCTCTGGAATGACGTGCCAAGCGAGGCGTTCGACCTGCCAAATGCATACTTCGGCGCGCCGTTCGAGCTGTCGACCCGCGACTGGAACTTGTCTCAGGGCTGGGCCGCCGGCGGCGTGATCTCCACCGCGCCGGGCATGCAAGTGTTCATTGAATCGCTGTTCACGGGAGCGCTGTTTGACGACCTTGCGACCGTGGACGCGATGCTAGAAGCCGTTCCTGCATCCGGCGACGCGTTCCTCAACTACGGCATTGGCGTCGGCGAGCTTGCGCCGGGGTTGTGGGGGCACAGCGGGCAGACGCTCGGCTTCGCATCCGACGTCGCCTACATCCCTGCCTCGGGAATTAGCGTCGTGACGTGGGCCAACGCCGCCAATGCGCTCGATGCGGTAGGCACGGGCTTCATCGTGCAGGCGCTTGAGAACGCCGGGCTGATCGCGCCCTAG
- a CDS encoding LacI family DNA-binding transcriptional regulator, whose amino-acid sequence MNKSTLKEIARATGYSITTVSRALGGFDDVSDRTRQVILEEAERQGYEPNLAARALQTRRTQTVGLITPLDGPRFPNPFFTEFVAGVGHTVGMAHFDLLLSTNVSNGSELNAYRRLIGGRRVDGMIVLRTKVDDERIHFLSRSNIPFVVFGRTENVDEYVFIDVDGEAGQAALTRHFIGLGHRRIAYLAPPSELMFAHYRRRGYERAMQDAGLTIDQALVVETELTERAGSQAAKRLLDLADPPTAIMTGNDQVAFAVMGAVQERGLLVGQDIAVGGFDDVSSAEHIHPGLTTVHQPIFDIAQRCATILLQLIAGVAIASRATLIEPELVIRASSGPPRH is encoded by the coding sequence ATGAATAAGTCGACCCTCAAGGAAATTGCGCGGGCGACGGGTTATTCGATCACCACGGTCTCTCGCGCGCTCGGCGGCTTCGATGACGTCAGCGATCGCACGCGCCAAGTCATCCTCGAAGAAGCCGAACGGCAGGGCTACGAACCCAACCTCGCGGCGCGCGCGCTGCAGACCCGTCGCACGCAGACGGTCGGGCTGATCACGCCGCTCGACGGCCCTCGGTTTCCCAACCCATTCTTTACCGAATTCGTCGCCGGTGTCGGGCACACGGTCGGAATGGCGCACTTTGACCTGCTGTTGAGCACAAATGTCTCGAACGGCTCGGAGTTGAACGCCTACCGCCGCTTGATTGGCGGACGGCGCGTGGACGGCATGATTGTCTTGCGCACGAAAGTCGATGACGAGCGTATTCACTTCCTGTCGCGGTCGAACATCCCGTTCGTGGTGTTCGGGCGCACCGAGAACGTCGACGAGTACGTGTTTATCGATGTCGATGGCGAGGCGGGGCAGGCCGCGCTGACCCGTCACTTCATTGGCCTCGGCCACCGCCGGATCGCCTATTTGGCGCCGCCAAGCGAGCTGATGTTCGCCCATTACCGCCGGCGCGGCTACGAACGCGCCATGCAAGACGCCGGCCTAACGATTGATCAGGCTCTAGTTGTCGAAACCGAACTGACCGAGCGTGCCGGGTCACAGGCGGCGAAACGACTGCTCGATCTGGCCGATCCGCCTACCGCTATCATGACCGGCAATGACCAAGTGGCATTCGCGGTCATGGGGGCAGTTCAGGAGCGCGGCCTGCTTGTCGGGCAGGACATTGCCGTGGGCGGGTTTGACGACGTGTCGTCTGCTGAACACATCCATCCCGGACTGACGACCGTACACCAGCCGATTTTCGACATCGCGCAGCGCTGCGCGACCATCCTCTTGCAGTTGATCGCGGGTGTCGCAATCGCGAGCCGCGCAACGTTGATTGAACCGGAACTTGTGATCAGAGCCTCGTCCGGGCCACCGCGACATTGA
- a CDS encoding extracellular solute-binding protein, protein MQKRFLLVLLVAALAIVLSGVSVAQSSASLTFWSTEEQPERARATQAIIDRFTAETGINVSLVLTNEDILDSLMAANLAAGTLPDVMFHPVDYAAAWYSEGILSAEAATQVITDLGADNFSGLALVDNGMNQYMSVPTDGWGQVLIYRKDLFDAAGLEHPDTFDKIMAAAAALNDPDNNFYGIVAATDPSAVFTQQTFEHFALANGVSLTDADGNVTLNTPAMVEALDFYTSLVTDYGPPGVVDVVTSRGTYFAGQAAMLVWSPFVLDEMAGLRDAALPNCPECADDIAFLARNSGFVPAFVGPSGSAPAQYGQVSNMGISTSAPPEAIEFVKFWLTEGYMDWLAVAPEGKFPMLRGNSDNPVANVEGWALLPAGVDRKAPLGDFYSQDVINGIAEGATGFARWGFAEGQGLLVSAVYQDLTVPRAIADILSGALTPEEAAAEIQAEVEDIAAGLAE, encoded by the coding sequence ATGCAGAAACGATTCTTACTGGTCCTACTGGTTGCCGCACTGGCGATCGTCCTGTCGGGTGTGTCGGTGGCGCAGAGCTCGGCATCGCTGACGTTCTGGAGCACCGAAGAACAGCCCGAACGGGCCCGCGCAACGCAGGCCATCATCGACCGCTTCACCGCAGAGACCGGCATCAACGTGTCGCTGGTGCTGACGAACGAGGACATCCTCGACAGCCTGATGGCCGCCAACCTGGCTGCCGGCACGCTGCCAGACGTCATGTTCCACCCGGTCGACTATGCCGCGGCGTGGTACTCGGAAGGAATCCTCAGCGCTGAAGCCGCCACACAGGTCATTACCGATCTCGGTGCCGACAACTTCAGCGGTCTGGCGTTGGTCGACAACGGCATGAATCAGTACATGTCCGTCCCGACCGACGGTTGGGGGCAGGTCTTGATCTATCGCAAGGACCTGTTTGACGCCGCCGGACTCGAGCACCCGGATACGTTCGATAAGATCATGGCCGCCGCCGCGGCGCTCAATGATCCGGACAACAACTTCTACGGCATCGTGGCCGCCACCGATCCGTCGGCAGTCTTCACGCAGCAGACGTTCGAGCACTTCGCGCTGGCCAACGGCGTCAGCTTGACCGACGCCGACGGCAACGTCACGCTGAATACGCCGGCGATGGTCGAAGCGCTCGACTTCTACACCTCGTTGGTAACCGATTACGGTCCTCCGGGTGTCGTTGACGTCGTAACGTCGCGCGGAACGTACTTCGCGGGTCAGGCGGCGATGCTGGTATGGTCGCCGTTCGTCCTCGACGAAATGGCTGGCCTGCGCGATGCCGCGCTGCCGAACTGCCCGGAATGCGCGGACGACATTGCGTTCCTCGCCCGTAACAGCGGGTTCGTGCCGGCATTCGTCGGACCGAGCGGCAGCGCGCCGGCGCAGTACGGTCAGGTCTCGAACATGGGCATCAGCACGAGCGCCCCGCCCGAGGCCATCGAGTTCGTCAAGTTCTGGCTGACTGAAGGCTACATGGACTGGTTGGCCGTGGCGCCGGAGGGCAAGTTCCCGATGCTGCGCGGCAACTCCGACAACCCGGTTGCCAACGTCGAAGGTTGGGCGTTGCTGCCGGCGGGCGTCGACCGCAAAGCACCGCTTGGCGACTTCTACAGCCAAGACGTGATCAACGGGATCGCGGAAGGCGCAACCGGCTTTGCACGTTGGGGCTTCGCCGAAGGGCAGGGTCTGCTGGTTAGCGCCGTCTATCAGGACTTGACGGTCCCGCGGGCAATCGCAGACATCCTGAGTGGCGCGCTTACGCCGGAAGAGGCGGCAGCGGAGATTCAGGCCGAGGTTGAGGACATCGCCGCCGGCCTCGCCGAATAA
- a CDS encoding sugar ABC transporter permease produces the protein MLAELSLFELAVFSFAWACIGGLPGFYLFSAIDRNPRVGARIGVVVGVAVGLGGVAIGLIDSAAALLNAVLVLWLIGFGAAAVAPLLGVQPGRYAKSVSLSQRSADLAYGLLLPAFVLTSIIIVFPMIWNVLLAFRPVRLRDLQDFRLFSFDDLTFANFERVFNTRGFFDTLGRTFVYTVSGTILAILFGLIAALIVKDKFPGRNLVRGFLLFPYIAPIISVVLIWKMMFNAQYGLVNEVVDALGGRRMDFLNTPGIAFTMVILFQAWRYFPFAFLFILARIQAIPDELYEAAKVDGAAPSERLVYITLPELRSVIGTLFLLRFIWTFNKFDDVFLLTGGAAQTKLVTIEVYDQLFGSRNVGTAAAVALVLAVVLFGLVAIYQRFFNVEET, from the coding sequence ATGTTGGCCGAACTCTCGTTATTCGAACTTGCCGTTTTTTCGTTTGCGTGGGCCTGTATCGGCGGGCTTCCCGGGTTCTACTTATTCAGCGCCATCGACCGAAATCCTCGGGTCGGTGCGCGGATTGGCGTGGTTGTCGGCGTGGCGGTGGGGCTTGGCGGGGTGGCGATCGGCCTGATCGACTCTGCTGCCGCGCTGCTCAATGCCGTGCTGGTCCTGTGGCTGATCGGGTTCGGGGCCGCCGCAGTCGCACCGTTGTTGGGAGTCCAGCCCGGCAGGTATGCAAAGTCTGTATCGCTGTCACAACGATCGGCAGACTTGGCGTACGGGCTGCTGCTGCCGGCATTCGTACTGACGTCGATCATCATCGTCTTTCCGATGATCTGGAACGTGCTGCTGGCGTTCAGACCGGTGCGGCTGCGTGACTTGCAAGATTTCCGGTTGTTTTCATTCGACGACCTGACGTTTGCCAACTTCGAACGTGTTTTCAACACGCGCGGCTTCTTCGATACGCTTGGGCGCACCTTTGTCTATACGGTCTCCGGCACGATCCTGGCGATCTTGTTCGGGCTGATCGCCGCGTTGATCGTCAAGGATAAGTTCCCGGGCCGCAACCTTGTGCGCGGCTTTCTGCTTTTTCCCTACATTGCGCCGATCATCTCGGTCGTGTTGATCTGGAAGATGATGTTCAATGCGCAGTACGGTCTGGTCAACGAGGTCGTCGACGCGCTTGGCGGCAGGCGAATGGATTTCCTCAATACGCCGGGCATCGCGTTCACGATGGTCATACTCTTCCAAGCATGGCGCTACTTCCCGTTCGCGTTCCTGTTCATCCTCGCGCGGATTCAGGCAATACCGGATGAACTGTACGAGGCGGCCAAGGTAGACGGCGCTGCACCGTCGGAGCGGTTGGTCTATATCACGCTGCCTGAACTGCGGTCGGTGATCGGCACGCTGTTCCTGCTGCGGTTTATCTGGACGTTCAACAAGTTCGACGACGTCTTCCTGCTGACCGGCGGCGCGGCGCAGACCAAGCTGGTCACGATCGAGGTCTACGATCAACTGTTCGGCTCGCGCAACGTCGGCACCGCCGCAGCAGTTGCGCTGGTGCTGGCAGTCGTCCTGTTCGGCCTTGTCGCAATCTATCAGCGATTCTTCAATGTGGAGGAAACATAG
- a CDS encoding carbohydrate ABC transporter permease produces the protein MAAQTQSSAAYAPPPVEWTRERVETLIARILKVVFIVFFVFITAFPFYWMLNLSIRPFQDVLTNPTRLFPTPEQLANFWDSYDAVLFQYSFTTYTLNSLVLSLFTVGFTLLMAIPGAYAVTRLRFRFRSAMSFGILLVYMFPAIVIGIPLFVIYSQLGIRGSLPGMIVIYMSGTLPVALYMLRSYFLTLPAELEEAALIDGCTTLGMIRRVILPLSVPAVASVALYTFMIAWNEILFAILFLTETPTSWTLPLGLRLLDGQEVPRTYLMAGSVIITVPVLALFFFFERFLTRGLTAGAVKG, from the coding sequence ATGGCCGCACAGACTCAATCCAGCGCCGCCTATGCGCCTCCGCCCGTCGAATGGACTCGCGAGCGCGTCGAAACGCTGATCGCGCGCATCCTGAAGGTGGTGTTCATCGTCTTCTTCGTGTTCATTACTGCCTTCCCGTTCTACTGGATGCTGAACCTGTCGATCCGGCCGTTTCAGGACGTGCTGACCAATCCGACGCGGCTGTTCCCGACGCCCGAGCAGCTCGCTAACTTCTGGGACTCCTACGACGCGGTGCTATTTCAATACAGCTTTACGACGTATACGTTAAACAGCCTCGTGTTGTCGCTGTTTACCGTGGGCTTCACACTTCTGATGGCGATCCCCGGTGCATACGCGGTGACCCGCTTGAGATTCCGCTTTCGCAGCGCGATGAGCTTCGGCATTCTGCTGGTCTATATGTTCCCAGCGATCGTGATCGGTATCCCGCTATTCGTGATCTACAGCCAGTTGGGAATCCGCGGCAGTCTACCCGGCATGATCGTTATCTACATGTCCGGCACGCTGCCGGTAGCGTTGTACATGCTGCGAAGCTACTTTCTGACACTGCCTGCGGAGCTGGAGGAAGCGGCGCTGATCGATGGCTGTACGACGCTCGGCATGATCCGGCGCGTGATCTTGCCGCTGTCGGTGCCGGCGGTTGCCAGCGTGGCGCTGTATACGTTCATGATCGCGTGGAATGAAATCCTGTTCGCGATCCTGTTCCTCACCGAGACACCGACGAGCTGGACGCTGCCGTTGGGCCTGCGCTTGTTGGACGGGCAGGAAGTGCCGCGGACGTACTTGATGGCCGGATCAGTGATCATCACGGTGCCGGTGCTCGCACTCTTCTTCTTCTTCGAGCGATTCCTGACGCGTGGCTTGACCGCCGGCGCCGTGAAGGGATAA
- a CDS encoding glycosyltransferase — MMTPGVGHFVVTYNRSSWLYNQIVALSRYRSRVYSWARTVDDDITRSPDFVQITPNFGSTPYARKASIALAHAQERLFGGASKSLARQMRKDSIAIIHAHFGRAGVYAMSTALETHLPLITSFYGYDIAQYGERPGWKRKYRKLFAQCSAVLCLGARMQQAIVDLGCPPEKARIQHLGVDISSIEFMSRKWDKQEPLRVLIAATFRPKKGIPLALRALGRLKRDIPLQITIIGDAIDVPDSAPEKQRILSEIEHQGLASITSLLGARSYPSLLESAYQHHLFLSTSVTAPDGDKEGTPMVLADMAATGIPIVSSDHSDIPELIKDGQTGLLAAEGDIDSIVEKLTWIVEHPSRWEGMTQKGRKHIESEFDRVTQAMRLESIYDEIISAHL; from the coding sequence ATGATGACGCCCGGTGTTGGCCACTTTGTAGTTACTTACAACCGTTCAAGCTGGCTGTACAACCAGATTGTTGCGCTGAGTCGCTATCGCAGTCGCGTATATAGTTGGGCTCGTACCGTCGATGACGACATCACCCGTAGCCCTGACTTCGTACAGATCACACCTAACTTCGGGTCAACGCCATATGCGCGAAAAGCTTCCATCGCGCTCGCTCATGCTCAGGAACGTCTATTTGGTGGTGCAAGCAAGTCGCTTGCCCGGCAGATGCGCAAAGACTCTATTGCCATAATTCACGCCCACTTTGGTAGAGCAGGTGTCTATGCAATGTCTACGGCGCTTGAGACGCATCTGCCGCTCATAACGTCTTTCTACGGGTACGATATCGCCCAGTACGGTGAGCGCCCTGGGTGGAAAAGAAAGTATCGCAAGCTTTTCGCACAGTGCAGTGCGGTGTTGTGTCTAGGCGCACGCATGCAGCAGGCTATCGTCGACTTAGGCTGCCCGCCTGAAAAGGCACGCATTCAGCATCTTGGTGTCGACATATCGAGCATTGAGTTCATGTCTCGAAAGTGGGATAAGCAGGAACCACTTAGAGTGTTAATCGCGGCCACATTCCGTCCAAAGAAGGGGATTCCGCTTGCCCTCAGGGCGCTGGGGCGCTTGAAACGGGATATTCCGCTTCAGATCACGATCATAGGGGATGCGATAGATGTACCGGACTCAGCGCCTGAGAAACAGCGAATCCTGTCGGAAATTGAGCACCAAGGCTTAGCTTCGATAACGTCACTGCTTGGCGCGCGGTCATATCCATCGCTGCTAGAGTCGGCGTACCAACATCATCTGTTCTTATCTACTAGTGTTACTGCCCCGGACGGAGACAAGGAAGGCACACCAATGGTGTTAGCTGATATGGCCGCGACCGGCATCCCCATCGTGAGCTCCGATCATTCAGATATACCGGAACTCATAAAGGATGGACAGACTGGTTTGCTTGCTGCCGAGGGCGATATCGACAGTATTGTCGAGAAGCTCACATGGATTGTTGAACATCCTTCTCGTTGGGAAGGTATGACGCAGAAGGGAAGGAAACATATCGAGTCTGAATTTGACCGCGTGACGCAGGCAATGCGACTTGAATCCATATATGATGAGATCATTTCAGCGCATCTATGA
- a CDS encoding NAD-dependent epimerase/dehydratase family protein, with translation MTGYRMQILGRGMVARSLQPFSECHVDTMVFAGGVAQSGQLESTEYRRELDLLDAALEECTRRSLRIVYFSSGGAVYGPTATTRDELTPLLPTSAYGCHKRDCENLIRSSGVRHLIVRLANLIGPNQNRAQLIPALVQQILSGSVNVQRLAERDILDSADFASILNDLLHVVSQSETIVLASGISIAVPSLVDLIQSALGISAKVEITDSGEPQRFSIERLLTYLPGLSFTNDYTVRIIHQYVGIDAVHVRTEQ, from the coding sequence ATGACAGGTTATCGGATGCAGATTCTTGGAAGGGGCATGGTCGCCCGAAGCCTTCAGCCTTTCAGTGAGTGCCATGTTGATACGATGGTATTTGCCGGTGGTGTCGCGCAATCTGGCCAACTCGAGTCTACGGAATACCGGCGTGAGCTTGATCTACTTGATGCCGCACTCGAAGAATGTACGCGCCGCTCGTTACGCATCGTGTATTTCTCTAGTGGTGGGGCTGTCTATGGCCCCACGGCAACCACCCGAGATGAACTGACACCGCTGCTTCCCACTTCAGCCTACGGCTGTCATAAACGTGATTGTGAGAATCTGATCCGATCTTCAGGCGTACGACATCTCATTGTTAGACTGGCAAACCTAATCGGGCCTAATCAGAATCGCGCACAGCTCATACCAGCGTTAGTGCAGCAAATCCTGAGTGGAAGCGTTAACGTACAACGTCTTGCTGAGCGCGACATATTGGACTCGGCAGATTTCGCAAGTATCCTCAATGATCTCTTACACGTAGTCTCGCAATCGGAGACGATTGTCCTGGCATCAGGAATTTCAATTGCTGTGCCATCGTTGGTCGACTTGATTCAGAGTGCGCTGGGGATCTCGGCCAAGGTTGAGATTACTGACAGTGGTGAACCTCAGCGGTTCTCAATAGAGAGGCTCCTCACTTACCTACCTGGGCTGTCATTTACAAACGACTATACGGTCCGGATTATTCACCAGTATGTCGGGATAGATGCTGTTCACGTACGGACTGAGCAATGA
- a CDS encoding glycosyltransferase family 2 protein, protein MTPVSILIVTYNPDKTILSCLRAIQSEATHDSEVIVIDNASQDRTVERVQSIFPYVKILANSDNPGYGVANNRGFALSHGDVIVILNPDVVVAPGAVQALVDFVASNGDVGVVGPRTLSSDGRPVITARHDYTVFRLLVKHLGINRVIPSWVYGSLGPLSLETNDPLDVDWLHGSALALRRDIYAQLGGFDEEFFLFMEDVDLCARARDAGLRVVLLPSAQVEHVGSESVNRFPVARIRSYHISPLHYFRKRGRPWAVRILKIGFTLELVGKSIIRRLQNLVSPDEGRREKARIEWQVISDVWKY, encoded by the coding sequence TTGACGCCCGTCTCGATTCTCATCGTCACATACAATCCCGATAAGACTATTCTCTCATGCTTGCGCGCAATTCAATCTGAAGCCACGCACGATTCAGAAGTGATCGTGATTGATAATGCTTCGCAAGACAGAACGGTTGAACGGGTTCAGAGTATCTTCCCTTATGTAAAGATACTCGCCAACAGCGACAATCCTGGTTATGGCGTTGCGAATAACCGTGGATTTGCGCTGTCTCATGGAGATGTCATTGTCATCCTAAACCCGGACGTTGTTGTCGCACCGGGCGCCGTGCAAGCGCTTGTCGACTTTGTGGCGAGCAATGGGGATGTGGGTGTAGTCGGTCCGCGAACGCTGAGTTCAGATGGCAGGCCGGTTATCACGGCACGTCACGACTACACCGTATTTCGGCTACTGGTAAAGCATCTGGGCATTAACCGTGTGATTCCAAGCTGGGTCTACGGCAGCTTAGGGCCTTTGTCTTTGGAGACAAATGACCCGCTCGATGTCGATTGGTTACACGGTTCGGCACTTGCGTTGAGGCGCGACATCTACGCACAACTTGGAGGATTTGACGAGGAATTCTTTCTGTTCATGGAAGATGTTGATCTCTGTGCGCGGGCTAGGGACGCTGGGCTGCGTGTGGTGTTATTGCCTTCAGCGCAGGTGGAGCATGTCGGATCGGAGAGTGTGAACCGATTCCCAGTTGCACGCATTCGCAGCTACCACATCAGTCCGCTGCATTACTTTCGCAAGCGAGGCAGGCCATGGGCTGTACGGATTCTCAAGATCGGATTCACTTTGGAGCTGGTCGGCAAGAGCATTATTCGCCGGTTACAAAATCTCGTTAGTCCGGACGAGGGTCGGCGTGAAAAGGCCAGAATAGAATGGCAGGTTATCAGCGACGTGTGGAAGTACTAG
- a CDS encoding class I SAM-dependent methyltransferase — protein MESSNELTIRIRPNPTCIVCGSQGVPLYTGLQDRQSSSPQEWRMMRCVNDNCQLHFLDPVPHEDDLILAYHEDYYTHGVQQRDIRRPWTRTVYIRHQYGYDVDKLQWWQQVLGVLGLIDFTRKTWLDRSVAYLPACPGGRLVEVGFGSGEMLRELARLGWRVEGVEFDAVAVEVAKTKGLDVHKGSLLEQEYPDDSIDAILISHVIEHVYDPTKLLSECRRILKPGGMLIVFTPNNTSLSHRVFRQDCWLLEPPRHLQFFGVKSMSKVLDQAGLRNREIFTTTHNVRGYFIASLQIRESSRYSPAKRVTLGMKLQSIGFYMLERAMLWIDPGAGEELVAIARK, from the coding sequence ATGGAATCAAGCAACGAACTGACCATCCGCATCCGTCCCAACCCGACCTGTATCGTGTGCGGGTCGCAAGGGGTTCCCCTCTATACTGGATTGCAGGATCGCCAATCTTCTTCACCTCAAGAATGGCGCATGATGCGGTGTGTGAACGACAACTGCCAGTTGCATTTTCTTGATCCTGTTCCACATGAAGATGACTTGATTCTTGCGTATCATGAAGACTATTACACTCACGGCGTGCAGCAGCGTGATATTCGACGGCCCTGGACTCGAACAGTCTACATAAGGCATCAATACGGATATGACGTGGACAAGCTTCAGTGGTGGCAACAAGTACTTGGAGTTCTAGGACTGATCGATTTTACACGGAAGACCTGGTTGGATCGCAGTGTAGCATATTTGCCGGCGTGCCCAGGCGGGCGTCTTGTCGAAGTTGGTTTCGGCAGTGGCGAGATGTTGCGCGAACTGGCGCGACTAGGGTGGCGAGTTGAGGGTGTAGAATTCGATGCTGTTGCAGTTGAAGTCGCCAAGACAAAGGGCTTGGATGTACATAAAGGATCACTACTTGAGCAGGAGTATCCTGATGATTCAATAGACGCGATCCTCATCAGTCATGTTATTGAGCATGTATATGATCCGACTAAACTGCTCTCAGAATGCAGGCGCATACTTAAACCGGGTGGAATGCTCATTGTATTTACTCCCAATAATACCAGTCTGTCTCATAGGGTGTTCAGGCAAGACTGCTGGCTACTAGAGCCTCCACGGCATCTGCAGTTCTTTGGTGTGAAGTCGATGTCCAAAGTCCTCGATCAGGCTGGACTCAGGAATCGGGAAATATTCACGACAACGCACAACGTGCGAGGATACTTCATTGCATCATTACAGATACGGGAATCATCGCGCTACTCGCCGGCAAAGCGCGTCACGTTAGGAATGAAGCTTCAATCCATTGGATTTTACATGCTAGAACGTGCGATGCTCTGGATCGACCCCGGTGCCGGTGAAGAACTTGTCGCTATTGCGCGGAAGTAA